In Salisediminibacterium beveridgei, one DNA window encodes the following:
- a CDS encoding LutB/LldF family L-lactate oxidation iron-sulfur protein, whose product MSGVKTSDDKFFQRVDKGINNAFMRKAVVEAQTRLQGRKSGIQEEMGNWEDWRDTASEMREHVLENLDYYLDQFAENVARQGGHVFFADTADDANEYVKSIVKSKNAKNVIKAKSMMTEEIGLNEALEGAGAKVVESDLAEWILQLDDSDAPSHIVVPALHKNKEQIRDIFKEKRQYDKTSDPNEMALFAREQLRKDFLEAEVGITGNNFGVAESGTMSLVTNEGNARLATTLPKTQITIMGMERVVPTWKELDVLVTMLCRSAVGQKLTSYVTGLTGAREDGDADGPEEFHVVIVDNGRSKILGTKYQSVLQCIRCAACINVCPVYRHVGGQSYGSIYPGPIGAVLTPLLEGYDDYKELPYASSLCAACTDACPVKIPLHELLIEHRKDIVEKTGKVGMAERMAMKGFAFAASHPNMYSMGTKAAPSYISRIAKSESDGEGKGMGPVKLWTNIRDLPDSRGDTFRKWFNSREKGDRS is encoded by the coding sequence ATGAGTGGAGTTAAAACGAGTGATGATAAATTTTTTCAGCGCGTAGACAAGGGAATCAACAATGCATTTATGCGCAAAGCCGTTGTAGAAGCTCAAACGCGTCTGCAAGGTCGTAAATCCGGGATTCAAGAAGAAATGGGGAATTGGGAAGATTGGCGTGATACAGCTTCGGAAATGCGTGAGCATGTGCTTGAGAACCTGGACTATTACCTGGATCAATTTGCTGAAAATGTGGCAAGACAAGGCGGTCATGTTTTCTTTGCAGATACAGCAGACGACGCGAATGAATACGTGAAATCCATCGTGAAATCCAAAAATGCAAAAAACGTAATCAAAGCGAAATCCATGATGACAGAAGAGATCGGTTTAAACGAAGCCCTTGAGGGTGCAGGAGCAAAAGTAGTGGAATCCGATCTTGCCGAATGGATTCTGCAGCTTGACGACAGTGACGCACCGTCTCACATCGTTGTGCCTGCTCTTCATAAAAATAAAGAGCAGATCCGGGATATTTTCAAGGAAAAAAGACAATATGATAAAACGTCCGATCCCAATGAAATGGCCCTTTTCGCCAGGGAACAATTGAGAAAAGATTTTCTTGAAGCGGAAGTGGGTATTACAGGGAATAATTTTGGAGTGGCAGAATCCGGCACCATGTCACTTGTTACAAATGAAGGCAATGCGAGGCTTGCAACCACCCTGCCGAAAACGCAGATCACCATCATGGGAATGGAACGGGTCGTACCAACATGGAAGGAATTGGATGTTCTCGTTACGATGCTTTGCCGAAGTGCTGTTGGTCAAAAATTGACCAGCTATGTGACCGGTTTAACCGGTGCCCGTGAAGACGGCGATGCAGACGGTCCTGAAGAGTTCCACGTTGTGATTGTCGATAACGGACGATCTAAAATCCTTGGCACAAAGTATCAGTCCGTTCTTCAATGTATCCGCTGTGCAGCCTGTATCAACGTATGTCCGGTTTATCGCCATGTGGGCGGGCAATCTTACGGATCGATTTATCCAGGCCCGATCGGTGCGGTTCTGACACCGCTCCTGGAAGGCTATGATGACTATAAAGAATTGCCATATGCGTCCTCGCTCTGTGCAGCATGTACGGATGCCTGTCCGGTGAAAATCCCGCTGCATGAACTGTTGATTGAACACCGGAAAGATATTGTTGAGAAGACAGGGAAAGTCGGTATGGCGGAAAGAATGGCAATGAAAGGCTTTGCCTTTGCTGCAAGCCATCCAAACATGTACAGTATGGGAACAAAAGCAGCGCCGTCATACATCAGCAGAATTGCCAAGAGCGAATCGGATGGCGAAGGTAAAGGAATGGGACCTGTTAAACTGTGGACGAACATTCGTGATCTGCCTGATTCCCGCGGAGATACGTTCAGAAAATGGTTTAATTCCCGTGAGAAAGGAGATCGATCATAA
- a CDS encoding LutC/YkgG family protein: MAQGTIQGKDRFLNNIANALGRKRITEPVIIPEWSKEPHREVFKGLDQNELLDQFIIQSDKIHTSVVVTKFDDLNQSFGEVVEQMGKDSIVYSKDSRFEEFGLTTYLDQEKSAGTDVFEWDSTNPKKSIVKAEKANIGVTFSDVTLAESGTVVLFSDNGKGRSVSLLPQRYIAIVPKSTLVPRMTQASDRISEMAKENGRMPSCINFISGPSNSADIELRLVVGVHGPVQATYIVIDDK; encoded by the coding sequence ATGGCACAAGGAACTATTCAAGGTAAGGATCGATTTTTAAATAATATTGCGAATGCACTTGGCCGAAAAAGAATAACGGAGCCGGTAATAATCCCTGAATGGTCAAAGGAACCCCATCGTGAAGTGTTTAAAGGGTTGGATCAAAACGAACTTCTCGATCAATTTATCATTCAAAGTGATAAAATTCATACAAGTGTTGTCGTGACGAAATTTGATGATTTAAATCAATCGTTTGGTGAAGTTGTTGAGCAAATGGGTAAGGATTCCATTGTTTATTCAAAAGACAGCCGTTTTGAAGAGTTTGGACTCACCACTTATCTTGATCAGGAGAAAAGTGCAGGGACAGACGTCTTTGAATGGGATTCAACGAACCCGAAGAAGAGTATCGTGAAGGCTGAAAAAGCCAATATTGGTGTCACGTTCAGCGATGTCACCTTGGCTGAATCCGGTACGGTTGTTTTATTCAGCGATAACGGAAAAGGCAGATCCGTCAGCTTATTACCGCAGCGCTATATCGCAATTGTCCCGAAAAGTACACTCGTGCCAAGGATGACCCAGGCATCAGACCGGATTTCCGAAATGGCGAAGGAAAACGGCCGTATGCCATCGTGCATCAATTTTATTTCCGGACCGAGTAACTCAGCAGATATCGAACTTCGTCTCGTTGTAGGGGTTCATGGCCCTGTTCAGGCGACCTATATCGTGATTGATGACAAATAA
- a CDS encoding AAA family ATPase gives MDLFSSTPDQDRPKGPLAARMRPRTLDEIFGQAHIIGEGTLLRRAIEADRLSPMIFHGPPGTGKTTLAKVIANTTAAVFEQLNAVTAGIKDIRDMVSQAKSRLDYDHKRTVLFIDEIHRFNKGQQDALLPHVEDGTVILIGATTENPMFEVNPALISRSRLFRLELLDDQEMRAVMDHALQDEERGFGEYSVEIAENAMAHLIHIASGDARTALNALELAVLTTDADEDDVIRIDLETAEASIQQRMIRYDKSGDNHYDTISAFIKSIRGSDPDAVLYWLAKMIYAGEDPRFIARRIYVHAAEDVGLADPNALLIAQAAFDAVEFLGMPEARIPLAEAALYLATAPKSNAVITGIDSALNTVKNERPGEVPVHLRDAHYKGASKLGHGDGYLYPHHYEHHYVVQQYLPDQLKGRQFFTPSANGYEKTVQKRLDYFKDRQNDARNRKP, from the coding sequence ATGGATCTCTTCTCTTCCACTCCGGATCAGGATAGACCGAAAGGCCCCTTGGCTGCAAGAATGCGCCCGCGTACGTTGGATGAAATCTTCGGCCAGGCTCACATCATAGGCGAAGGGACACTGCTTCGAAGAGCCATCGAAGCAGACCGTCTGTCACCGATGATTTTTCATGGACCACCAGGCACCGGAAAAACGACACTGGCCAAAGTCATTGCCAATACAACTGCGGCTGTTTTTGAGCAGTTAAATGCCGTAACAGCCGGTATTAAAGACATCCGTGACATGGTCAGTCAGGCAAAAAGCAGGCTGGACTACGACCATAAACGAACCGTTCTGTTCATCGACGAGATCCATCGGTTTAATAAAGGCCAGCAGGATGCACTATTACCGCACGTGGAAGACGGAACGGTGATTCTGATCGGAGCCACAACCGAAAACCCGATGTTCGAAGTCAATCCCGCCTTGATTTCACGTTCACGGCTGTTCAGACTCGAACTGCTCGATGATCAGGAAATGAGAGCGGTGATGGATCACGCACTTCAAGACGAGGAACGCGGCTTCGGTGAATACAGCGTAGAGATCGCTGAAAACGCCATGGCACATTTGATTCACATCGCATCAGGTGACGCCAGAACAGCTCTCAATGCCCTTGAACTGGCTGTACTGACAACCGATGCAGATGAAGACGATGTCATCCGCATTGATTTAGAGACAGCAGAGGCATCGATCCAGCAGCGTATGATCCGTTATGATAAAAGCGGCGATAATCATTACGATACAATCTCTGCATTTATAAAAAGCATTCGCGGTTCTGACCCTGACGCAGTTCTCTATTGGCTGGCTAAGATGATCTATGCCGGAGAAGACCCCCGTTTTATTGCAAGGCGCATTTATGTACATGCCGCCGAAGACGTAGGCCTGGCTGATCCGAATGCGCTGTTGATCGCTCAGGCAGCATTTGATGCCGTGGAATTCCTCGGTATGCCCGAAGCACGGATTCCATTGGCTGAGGCGGCTCTGTATTTGGCTACGGCTCCGAAAAGTAACGCTGTCATCACCGGCATCGACAGTGCTCTGAACACGGTCAAGAATGAAAGACCTGGGGAAGTGCCCGTTCACCTTCGCGATGCACATTATAAGGGTGCATCAAAACTTGGGCATGGGGATGGTTATCTTTATCCTCACCATTATGAACACCACTATGTCGTTCAACAGTATTTACCGGATCAACTGAAGGGAAGGCAATTCTTCACCCCTTCAGCAAACGGCTATGAAAAAACCGTTCAAAAACGGCTGGACTACTTCAAAGACCGTCAAAATGATGCCCGAAACAGGAAGCCGTGA
- a CDS encoding YczE/YyaS/YitT family protein: MWFRWTVFTVGLMVMSLGIALMIRAELGSAPWDVLHVGLFLNFGLTVGTWTILMGFLLLLLSALITKQLPKLGAYANMLVVGLFVDMFLFLIPAPELLVFQLLFLFFGIGIMGFGIGIYISPQMGAGPRDSVMLAIAERTPLSVARVRLYMEGSVLIIGWLIGGPVFIGTIIFSLAIGHITAWSLTICRNWMNHRMEERGMHIENIN; this comes from the coding sequence ATGTGGTTTCGATGGACCGTTTTTACGGTTGGATTAATGGTCATGAGTCTGGGTATAGCCCTCATGATCCGGGCTGAGTTAGGGAGTGCACCATGGGATGTGCTGCATGTAGGGCTGTTTTTGAACTTCGGATTAACTGTCGGTACATGGACGATCCTGATGGGATTTCTTTTGTTGCTTTTGTCTGCACTGATTACAAAACAACTCCCTAAATTGGGGGCTTATGCGAATATGCTGGTCGTCGGGTTGTTTGTGGATATGTTTCTCTTTTTAATCCCGGCCCCGGAACTTTTGGTGTTTCAACTGCTGTTTTTATTTTTTGGTATCGGAATCATGGGATTTGGCATTGGTATATATATATCACCCCAAATGGGAGCAGGACCAAGAGACAGTGTGATGCTGGCCATTGCCGAGCGGACGCCTTTATCGGTTGCCAGAGTACGTCTTTATATGGAAGGAAGCGTACTGATCATCGGCTGGCTCATTGGCGGTCCTGTATTTATCGGGACGATCATTTTCAGTTTGGCGATCGGACACATCACTGCATGGTCATTGACGATCTGCAGAAACTGGATGAACCATCGAATGGAAGAAAGAGGGATGCACATTGAAAATATCAACTAA
- the cymR gene encoding cysteine metabolism transcriptional regulator CymR, giving the protein MKISTKGRYGLTIMMALARKHGEGPTSLKSIAQEHNLSEHYLEQLIAPLRNASLVKSVRGAYGGYMLAKEPGEITAGDVIRVLEGPITPVEIIDDEEPAKRDLWIKIRDAVKEVLDSTTIDDLANYEGEENQEYYMFYI; this is encoded by the coding sequence TTGAAAATATCAACTAAGGGACGCTACGGTTTGACGATTATGATGGCACTTGCAAGGAAACACGGGGAAGGACCGACATCGTTGAAGTCCATTGCCCAGGAACATAATTTGTCGGAGCATTACCTGGAGCAACTGATTGCGCCTCTTCGAAACGCGTCACTGGTAAAGAGTGTTCGGGGCGCTTACGGAGGTTATATGCTGGCTAAAGAACCCGGGGAGATCACAGCCGGGGATGTCATTCGTGTATTGGAAGGACCGATCACACCTGTTGAAATCATAGACGATGAAGAACCTGCAAAACGTGATCTCTGGATCAAGATTCGCGATGCCGTCAAAGAAGTGCTTGATTCTACGACCATAGATGATTTGGCGAATTATGAAGGGGAAGAAAACCAGGAATATTATATGTTCTATATCTAG
- a CDS encoding cysteine desulfurase family protein produces MKSPIYLDHAATSPTHPDVVDAMMPYFYEQFGNPSSIHQAGRKARKALDDAREQLAGLFGARYDEVVFTSGGTEADNLAIFGTARQLQGEGNHVITTVTEHHAVLHAFEALEPVGFDVTYLDVDDKGLIDLGELKSAIQEDTILVSIMYGNNETGAIQPIHEIGTLLGERGIRFHTDAVQAAGLQPIAFSELPVDLMTISAHKMNGPKGIGALFVKKGVVLDAQLTGGEQEKKRRAGTENVPGAVGFSYAADLAVTTRAERSQTYDACRFVMLDIFYKQGMDIHVNSRAQDTLPHILNVSFKDVNVETLLMNLDMEGVQVSSGSACTAGSVDPSHVLSAMFDDEAIANSAIRISFGLGNTKEEAATAAERICQVVNRLKANT; encoded by the coding sequence ATGAAATCACCGATCTATTTGGATCATGCGGCAACATCTCCAACTCATCCGGATGTGGTGGACGCGATGATGCCGTATTTTTATGAGCAGTTTGGGAACCCATCGAGTATTCACCAGGCCGGCAGGAAAGCAAGAAAAGCTTTGGATGATGCCCGTGAACAACTGGCCGGTCTTTTTGGTGCGAGGTACGACGAAGTGGTTTTTACAAGTGGAGGTACAGAAGCAGATAACCTGGCGATATTCGGGACTGCAAGGCAGCTTCAAGGTGAAGGAAATCACGTGATCACAACTGTGACGGAGCACCATGCTGTGCTGCATGCGTTTGAGGCGTTGGAACCTGTCGGATTCGATGTCACGTATCTGGACGTGGATGATAAAGGCCTGATTGATCTGGGTGAGCTGAAATCTGCCATTCAGGAGGACACGATTCTCGTGTCTATTATGTACGGGAATAATGAAACGGGTGCGATTCAACCGATTCATGAGATTGGCACTCTTCTTGGGGAACGTGGGATCCGTTTTCATACAGATGCCGTGCAGGCAGCTGGTCTTCAACCCATTGCCTTTTCCGAATTGCCGGTCGATTTGATGACAATTTCTGCCCATAAAATGAACGGACCGAAAGGAATTGGCGCGTTGTTCGTGAAAAAAGGGGTTGTGCTTGACGCGCAGTTGACTGGCGGAGAACAGGAGAAGAAGCGGCGTGCAGGAACAGAAAATGTACCAGGTGCCGTCGGCTTTTCGTACGCTGCCGATCTGGCAGTTACAACGAGGGCTGAGCGCAGTCAAACTTACGATGCCTGCCGATTTGTGATGCTTGATATTTTTTATAAGCAAGGAATGGATATCCATGTGAATTCAAGGGCTCAGGATACGCTGCCGCATATTTTGAATGTGAGTTTCAAAGACGTGAATGTTGAAACGCTGTTGATGAATCTTGATATGGAAGGAGTCCAGGTCTCCAGCGGTTCCGCCTGTACCGCGGGTTCTGTGGATCCGTCCCATGTACTCAGTGCGATGTTTGACGATGAAGCGATCGCGAATTCTGCCATCCGCATCAGTTTTGGTCTCGGGAATACGAAAGAAGAAGCAGCGACAGCTGCAGAACGAATCTGTCAGGTCGTCAATCGTCTGAAGGCGAATACCTGA
- the mnmA gene encoding tRNA 2-thiouridine(34) synthase MnmA: MQDIKKPEDTRVVVGMSGGVDSSVTAHLLKEQGYEVIGIFMKNWDDTDDAGLCTATEDYDDVIRVCNQLDIPYYAVNFEKQYWDKVFTYFLDEYKAGRTPNPDVMCNKEIKFKAFLDHAMTLGADYVATGHYARIEREHGEVKLLRGKDRNKDQTYFLNALSQEQLQRVMFPLGDIDKPRVRELAKEAKLATAGKKDSTGICFIGERNFKEFLSEYLPAQPGNMETPEGEVKGMHDGLMYYTLGQRQGLGIGGSGEPWFVLDKDLERNVLLVGQGFHHPALYSEGLKADGVNWVAGSPPANEFQCTVRTRYRQEDRRAKVLVDGNDQVTVLFDEPERAVTPGQAVVFYDGEVCLGGATINERLKTEVKV; encoded by the coding sequence ATGCAAGATATCAAAAAGCCGGAAGATACGAGAGTCGTTGTTGGTATGTCCGGAGGCGTGGATTCTTCTGTAACAGCCCATCTTCTCAAGGAGCAGGGGTATGAAGTGATCGGGATCTTCATGAAGAATTGGGATGACACCGATGATGCAGGCCTGTGCACGGCAACGGAAGATTACGATGATGTGATCCGTGTGTGTAATCAGCTGGACATTCCGTATTATGCGGTGAATTTTGAAAAACAGTATTGGGATAAAGTGTTCACGTATTTTCTGGATGAATACAAAGCAGGGCGCACTCCGAATCCCGATGTGATGTGTAATAAAGAGATTAAATTCAAAGCCTTTCTCGATCATGCGATGACGCTCGGTGCGGATTATGTCGCCACTGGCCATTATGCACGGATTGAAAGAGAACATGGCGAGGTGAAGCTGTTAAGAGGGAAAGATCGCAACAAGGATCAGACTTATTTTCTCAACGCCCTCAGTCAAGAGCAATTGCAGCGTGTGATGTTTCCACTCGGTGACATCGATAAACCGAGGGTTCGGGAATTAGCCAAAGAAGCTAAGCTTGCCACAGCCGGAAAGAAAGACAGCACGGGAATTTGTTTTATCGGGGAGCGGAACTTCAAAGAGTTTCTCAGCGAATACCTGCCGGCGCAACCGGGGAATATGGAAACCCCCGAGGGCGAAGTCAAGGGGATGCATGACGGGCTGATGTATTATACACTCGGACAGCGACAAGGTCTCGGTATTGGCGGATCCGGTGAACCTTGGTTTGTCCTTGATAAGGATCTTGAGCGTAATGTGCTGCTTGTCGGCCAGGGCTTTCACCATCCGGCACTGTATTCCGAAGGCTTGAAAGCTGATGGTGTGAACTGGGTTGCTGGTTCTCCCCCTGCGAATGAATTTCAGTGCACGGTGAGAACCCGGTATCGTCAGGAAGACCGGCGTGCAAAAGTCTTGGTAGATGGAAATGATCAGGTGACGGTATTGTTCGATGAACCTGAGCGAGCAGTGACACCAGGGCAGGCCGTGGTCTTTTATGACGGGGAAGTCTGCCTCGGGGGCGCGACGATTAATGAACGGCTGAAAACAGAAGTAAAGGTGTGA
- a CDS encoding tetratricopeptide repeat protein — protein MTAEDKNQQAVKAMQDGELENAAKLLNESIEENPEDPVGYINFGNLLSAVGENEKAIVFFERALGLDQSQATAAYGKGNALYNLERFKEAQDTYQEAVKLGLHQSDVYYMLGMSCFQQEAFLQAVPQFKTAVELNDQDTEAWFHYGLCLAQTEHVSEAIDAFHQLNKLDDAHADSWFNLGVGYAYQGEPDKALEAFNRSLEIQPDHALSANGKKQMEQAMEDALNQENPE, from the coding sequence ATGACAGCGGAAGATAAGAATCAACAAGCGGTGAAAGCCATGCAGGACGGGGAACTCGAGAATGCAGCAAAACTGCTGAATGAAAGCATTGAAGAAAACCCTGAGGATCCAGTGGGGTATATTAACTTTGGGAACCTGCTGTCTGCAGTGGGCGAAAATGAAAAGGCAATCGTCTTTTTTGAACGGGCCCTGGGCCTTGATCAGTCTCAGGCGACGGCCGCCTACGGGAAAGGGAATGCCCTGTATAATCTTGAACGATTCAAGGAAGCGCAGGACACCTATCAGGAAGCCGTGAAGCTCGGACTTCATCAGAGTGACGTCTACTATATGCTTGGCATGAGCTGTTTTCAACAGGAAGCGTTCCTTCAGGCAGTTCCTCAATTTAAAACTGCCGTGGAATTAAATGACCAGGATACGGAAGCATGGTTTCATTACGGTCTTTGTCTTGCTCAGACCGAACATGTGAGTGAAGCCATCGATGCGTTTCATCAGCTGAACAAGCTCGATGACGCCCATGCGGACAGCTGGTTTAATCTTGGGGTGGGCTATGCTTATCAGGGAGAACCCGACAAAGCACTGGAAGCCTTCAATCGCTCGTTGGAGATTCAGCCTGACCATGCGCTGAGTGCAAACGGGAAAAAACAGATGGAACAAGCGATGGAGGATGCACTCAATCAAGAGAATCCTGAATAG
- the recD2 gene encoding SF1B family DNA helicase RecD2, producing the protein MVDETNLEQEFIQGELIQQIFHAPDSLYTVAKFKVKKSSETIEERDLTVVGMMKPPENDMTYRFEGRMTEHPVYGPQFKFDRYETVLPETKEGIILYLSSERFEGIGRKTAESIVKVLGETAISKILENKKVLDDVPGMNQKKAAILVDQLREDQGIEVILTKLYEYGFGVKMALKVYQTYQEAAVEKMEKNPYELVEDVEGIGFQKADQIGRKQGLTANHPDRLKAGILFTLQEETFSNGHTYIEDQELIRLADQLLSQGVSEAIDVDLLARQLLELEEEDKLRQEDGRFFMPSLYHAERGIVTHLDRLINRMDEVDTFPEAEIYKALGEVEEELGITYADSQREAVIQGLHSPVMILTGGPGTGKTTVIKGIVNVYGKLKGQSVIPEEYGKNDAPFPIVMAAPTGRAAKRMTESTQLPASTIHRLLGYKGEKEGYFEKDDEDPIDGEVLIIDEVSMVDTWLMNQLLKATPTWMQVIFVGDEDQLPSVGPGQVLEDMLASGAVSSVKLVEIFRQAEGSKIIEFSHQIKQEQLPQGGIDKENKDLRFFPCQVSGVQDTVKQVCLGAIKKGFRASDIQVLAPMYKGDAGVNLLNDMLQELFNPPSEKVKEVRFGDAVYRVGDMVLQLINDPENNVFNGDRGEIVAIMTEKETADKMMRITISFNGEEVDYLRNELNAITLAYCCSIHKSQGSEFPIVVMPVVRSYWRMLRKKLIYTGVTRASAYLILCGEWSALEKAVVTGEESPRRTTLKERLQKSVSKNRS; encoded by the coding sequence ATGGTCGATGAAACCAATCTCGAACAGGAATTCATTCAAGGAGAACTGATCCAGCAGATTTTTCATGCGCCGGACTCTCTTTATACAGTGGCCAAATTCAAAGTCAAGAAATCCAGTGAGACGATTGAAGAGAGAGACTTGACGGTTGTCGGGATGATGAAACCGCCTGAGAACGATATGACATACCGTTTTGAAGGCCGGATGACCGAACATCCGGTCTATGGACCGCAGTTCAAATTCGACAGATACGAAACGGTTCTTCCGGAAACAAAAGAAGGGATCATTTTGTATCTGTCGAGCGAACGTTTTGAAGGAATCGGGCGTAAAACAGCGGAATCCATTGTGAAAGTCCTTGGTGAAACTGCGATTTCCAAAATCCTTGAGAATAAAAAAGTGCTCGATGATGTGCCTGGGATGAATCAGAAAAAAGCTGCGATTCTCGTGGATCAACTTCGCGAAGATCAGGGGATTGAGGTCATACTCACCAAACTCTATGAGTACGGATTCGGTGTGAAAATGGCATTGAAAGTGTACCAGACCTACCAGGAGGCTGCCGTTGAAAAGATGGAGAAAAATCCGTATGAACTCGTGGAAGATGTAGAGGGAATCGGATTTCAAAAGGCAGATCAGATCGGGCGCAAACAAGGCTTAACTGCCAATCATCCGGACCGTTTAAAAGCAGGGATTCTCTTCACACTTCAGGAAGAGACTTTTTCAAACGGCCATACCTATATCGAAGATCAGGAATTAATACGTTTGGCTGATCAATTGCTTTCTCAGGGTGTGAGTGAGGCGATTGACGTTGATCTGCTTGCCCGCCAGCTTTTGGAGCTCGAAGAAGAAGATAAGTTACGTCAAGAAGACGGACGTTTTTTTATGCCGTCCTTGTATCATGCTGAGCGCGGGATCGTCACCCACCTCGATCGACTGATTAACCGGATGGATGAAGTCGATACATTTCCGGAAGCGGAAATCTATAAAGCGTTAGGCGAAGTGGAAGAAGAACTCGGCATCACGTATGCAGATTCTCAGCGTGAAGCTGTGATTCAAGGGCTGCATTCACCGGTGATGATTTTAACAGGCGGACCCGGAACGGGGAAGACCACCGTGATCAAGGGGATTGTCAACGTCTATGGAAAGCTGAAAGGACAATCCGTAATACCGGAGGAGTACGGCAAAAATGATGCACCGTTCCCGATTGTGATGGCGGCACCAACTGGCCGTGCTGCGAAACGAATGACTGAATCGACACAGCTTCCGGCTTCAACCATTCATCGACTCCTTGGTTACAAAGGCGAGAAGGAAGGGTACTTTGAAAAAGATGATGAGGATCCGATCGACGGGGAAGTACTGATCATTGATGAAGTGTCGATGGTGGATACCTGGCTCATGAATCAGCTGCTAAAAGCAACACCAACCTGGATGCAGGTGATTTTCGTCGGGGATGAAGATCAACTGCCGAGTGTCGGGCCAGGGCAGGTCCTCGAGGATATGCTTGCCTCTGGTGCTGTATCAAGTGTGAAACTGGTGGAAATTTTTCGACAGGCGGAAGGATCCAAGATCATTGAATTTTCTCATCAGATTAAACAGGAACAGCTTCCCCAAGGTGGAATAGACAAAGAAAACAAAGACCTCCGCTTCTTCCCTTGCCAGGTATCCGGTGTTCAAGATACTGTGAAGCAGGTGTGCCTGGGTGCGATCAAGAAAGGATTTCGGGCGAGTGATATTCAGGTTCTTGCCCCGATGTATAAAGGGGATGCAGGTGTCAATCTGTTGAATGACATGCTTCAGGAACTTTTTAATCCTCCGTCTGAAAAGGTGAAGGAAGTCCGTTTCGGGGATGCCGTGTACCGTGTTGGGGATATGGTCCTGCAACTGATCAATGATCCTGAGAACAATGTGTTCAACGGGGACAGAGGTGAAATTGTCGCGATCATGACGGAGAAAGAAACAGCCGATAAAATGATGCGCATCACCATTTCGTTTAACGGTGAAGAAGTGGACTACCTCAGAAATGAGTTGAACGCCATTACGCTGGCTTATTGCTGTTCCATACATAAATCACAGGGGAGTGAGTTTCCCATCGTCGTGATGCCGGTTGTCAGAAGCTACTGGCGGATGCTGCGGAAAAAATTAATTTATACCGGGGTCACCCGCGCATCCGCGTATCTGATTTTGTGCGGTGAATGGTCGGCGCTTGAGAAAGCAGTCGTGACCGGTGAAGAATCACCGAGGCGCACGACCTTGAAAGAGCGACTTCAAAAATCGGTTTCTAAAAACCGCTCCTGA